The DNA region AACAAACTGTTCCAACCCAAGCAACAGTAAAAACATTGTCTTTACCCTCTAAATTTTTACAAGTTATTAATACAACTGGAACTGGATTTAAAACTACACTTCCTTTTAGATTTCTTTTTTTCATATCAATTTAAAATTCCTTCTCTTTTTATTTTTTTTAATAAATACATACATATAAAAATAGTTAATAACTCACTTAAAAAACTAACTATCCATATCACAGAATTTCCAAAGATATTTGGTAAAATAAGGAGTAGAATACTATTAAATAATATTCCTCTTGGAAAAGTTATCAATGCTGAGTAAATAACTTTTTTTATCGCAGTAAAATATGCTGAAACAAAAATATTTATTCCAACTATTAAATAAGACAAACTATATACTCTCAAAACTCTTTTAACATAGAATATCATATTTTCTTCTCTGAAAAAAATTCTTCCAATATATTCTGAAAATGAACTTATAAATATAGAACAAAAAATTCCTAAAAGTCCTAAAAATACAATAGATATTTTTAAAATTTCTTTTAAATTTTTATGATTTTTTCTACCTAAGTAATAGCTTATTACAGGTTGTATACCTTGGCTAAAACCTATCATAGTCATAGTGATAAATGAGGTTATATAGCTAACTGTTCCAAAGATTGAAACTCCTAACACTCCTATTTTATTTAATATCACAAGATTATAGATAAGTATTAAGATTCCTGATGATATTTCTGTTAAAAATTCTGAAAAACCTGTTTTAAAAATTTTAGATATTTTTTCCATGCTAATTTGAGTTAATTTCTTAAATTTTATATGTTTGGCTTTTAAAACAATATAGAGAAAAAGCAAGGTACAACTTGCCACTTGGGATATTCCTGTTGCTATTGCAGCACCTGTTACTCCATAATGAAACACAACAACAAACAGATAGTCCAATATTAAATTTGTAAGACCTCCAACTAGGACACATATTGCCGGATAACTTGGCTTTCCATCTATCTTTATATATATTTCAAAGGCATAGCCAGACATATAGAACATACTAAAAAGTACTATTATCGTGAGATATTCCTTTACATAACTATATACTTCTTGCCCTTTATTAACACCTAAAATATTTATAACTCTATCTATATTTAAAAGTATCATAGCTGAAATAAATATACCTAAAAATAAATTTAAAAAAGTGGCAAGAGTGAAAATTTTATTTCCTTCATCATATTTATTTTCACCAAATTTTATTGCTATTAAGGTGGAGCTACCAACTCCTATCATTATAGAAATTGAAAAAATAAAATTTATAAGTGGTAGAGCTAAATTCACTCCTGCAAGAGCAGTTGAGCCTACAAATCTACTTATAAATACCCCATCTATCATAGTGTAAAGTGTGAATATCCACATTGAAATAACATTTGGTATTGCATATTTGAATATAGTTTTAAAAATTTTTTTCTTAAACATAATATCACCAAGTAAATTGTATCATAATTTTTAATTAAAAAATCATAATAAAAATAAAAAATACTAGACATTTTTATATCTAGTATCTTTATTAATATTTTTAATTTCCTTTTCTCATCTTTTCTAATACTTTTAAGGCTTCTTTTTCTGCTTCAGCTTTTGCTTTTGCTGCCTCTTTCATAGCTTCTTCTTGAGCTTTTGTATTTTCTTCATCAACTGCTGTTGTTACTTCCTCAGTAGTTGTTTCTGCTTGATTCATAACTTGTTCTTCCGCTTTTTTTTCTTCAGCTTCCATTTTAGCTCTTTCTTTATCTTGAACTTTATAATATTCTCTTCTTTTCTCTAATACTTTAAAAGCATCATTTTCTTCTGCTCCTTCATTTGATGTACTTGTACTAGTACAAGCCACCATTGCCATAGATGATAATAAAATAAACATTGCAAAAATTCCTTTTTTCATAATTGTTTCTCCTTTCTCTGTAAATAATTTTTATGAATTTCTAATTTGTTGCCTGTAAATATTTAATTCCAATTTCATAATCTGAGTTTAATTTTTCAAAAAACTTCACATAAGATAAAAGTGAAGTATAAAAATAATTATTTTTTTGATTATAAAATTCTTCTGGAATAAAATGTCTTATCTTATCCTGTAACTTTTTCCAGTTAGATAAATACCTATTGATTAAATCAATGTCTTCATTAGTTATTTCTTCATTCTCATTTTCTTTTAAAGTTGTTATTCTTTTCTTAGTAGCTTTAAATATAGAAGAATTATATTGCTTCAGTTCTAAAAAGTCATCTTTTATATCTTGAGCAATATCCCTTCCAAAATCTTGCATAAATTCTTGAACTAAACTAAGTCTTACATATTTATTATTTCCTCTAAAGAAACTTGTTAATCTATTTTTATCTTGAAATAATTTTTCAGATAGATAAGAAAGATATTCTTTACTTACATATATTTTATCAAGACTTACAACATTTCCAAATCTTCCTACCAATTTATTTATACTATGAAATAAATGCACTTTTCCAGATTTGTAACGAAGATTGTAAATCTTTTCCAATATTTCCAAATTTTTTTCCATTCTTTTTAAAACCTTTCTAAATTATTATATATGTAAAAATATTACTGACAATTGAAAATATATAATAAGTGCTGCTGTATCAACTATTGTCGTGATAAGTGGACTTGCCATAATAGCAGGGTCAATCTTTAAAGATTTAGCTACAAGTGGTAAAACCCCTCCTACAACTTTTGCCATTATTACAGTTAAAAACATACTTATTGCTACAACTAAAGATGTTTTTAAACCTGATTTTGTAAAATAATATATTCTTAAGAAATTTACTCCTGATAATATGAAGCCAACTAAAATACTTACTCTAAATTCCTTCCAAATAACTTTAAATATATCTGAAAATTCTATCTCTTCTAAAGCTATTCCACGAATAACAAGAGTTGCTGATTGAGATCCTGCATTGCCCCCTGTATCCATAAGCATAGGTATAAACACAGCTAAATATACTGCTGATTGTAATATATCTTCATATCTTTTTATAACTAAACCTGTAAATGTAGCTGAAATCATTAAAACTAATAGCCACAATATCCTGTGCTTTGCAAGTGATATCACAGATTCTTTTAAATATTCTTCATCAGATGGGTTCATAGCAGCCATCTTTTGAATATCCTCTGTATTTTCTTGGTCAATTACATCGACGATATCATCTACTGTTATAACTCCAACTAATCTATCTTCATGATCTACAACTGGCATAGTTGTTAGGTCATATTTTCTAAACAGTGCTGCAATTTCTTCTTGGTCATCTTTTGTTAGCACACTTACAAAATTAATATCCATTTCATCTTTTATATATGAATCATCATTAGATAAAATCAAAGTTTTTAATGATATTATCCCTACTAACTTTTTTTTACTATCTGTTACAAAACAAATATCTGTTTCTTCTTTATCTATTGCTATTTTTCTATAGTAATCTATTGCTTGTTTCACTGTATAGTTATCTTTAAAAGATATGTACTCAACAGTCATAACACTTCCAGCTGAATTTTCTGGATATTTTAACATTTGATTTATTAATTTTCTTTTATCATGAGATGTATTCCTTAATATTTTATCTACAATATTTGCTGGCATTTCTTCTATAAAATCCACTGTATCATCAAGATACATATCTTCCATAATGAATTTTATCTCTTCATCTGTTATATTCTCAATAACTTCTTGTTGCTTTTCAGGAGATAAATAAGAAAAAACTTCTGATGAAAAATCTTTTGGTAATAACTTAAATATTATTAAGTCCTTCTCTTTTGGAAATTCCTCAAAAACATCTGCAACATCTATTGGATTTTCCTTAATCAAGATTTCTTTTAGTTCGGCTAATCTATTTTGTTCTAATAATTCAACTATTTCTTCCAATTTTATCCCCTCCTTCTATTCTCTTTTTTTATTTCCCTTCATATCTTTTTATAAAATTTTCTTTAAATTCTTTAAATCTTTTTTCTTTTATTGCCTCCCTTGCATCTTTCATAAGTTTAATTAAAAAATACAAATTATGATAAGAAGTTAAACGAAGTCCTAAAACCTCTTGAACTTTTATCAAATGCCTTATATAAGCTCTACTATAATTTTTACAGACATAACAATTACATTCTTCATCAAGTGGCTTTGTATCTTCTTTATATCTTTCACTTTTTATAACAAGCCTACCATCTTTTGTAAAAACTGTTCCATGCCTTGCAAGTCTGGTTGGCTGGACACAATCCATCATATCTATACCACTTTCAATTGCATTTAACATATCAACAGGCTCTCCAACTCCCATCAAATATCTAGGTTTTTCTTCTGGACATCTCTCTACAATATAGTCAAGTATTCTATACATATCTTCTCTTGGTTCTCCAACAGCAAGTCCTCCTATTGCATATCCAGAAAAATACTCGTCCATTTTACTGAGCTCATCTAAACTTTTTTGTCTTAAATCTTCATAAATTCCACCTTGAACTATTGCAAATAATCCTTGACTATCTTTCTTTTGATGTGCTTCAACACATCTTTTTGCCCACCTTGTTGTTCTTTCTATTGACGGAATTATATATTCTCTTGTTGAAAGCCCTGGTGGACATTCATCAAAAAGCATAGCTATATCAGAACCTAAATTATTTTGTATCTGTATAGATTTTTCAGGAGATATAAAATGTTTAGAACCATCAATATGTGAGCTAAAATATACTCCTTCTTCTTTTATTTTTCTGAGTGAGCCTAAGCTAAAAACTTGAAAACCTCCACTATCAGTGAGAATTGGTCTATCCCAATTCATAAATTTATGTAATCCCCCTAATCTAGCTATCAATTCATCATTAGGTCTTAGATAAAGATGATAGGTATTTCCTAAAATTATTTCACTACCTATATCAACTAATTCTTCTTTTGACATAGTTTTAACAGTAGCTTGTGTTCCTACTGGCATAAAAACAGGAGTTTCTATTTCTCCATGAGGAGTTGATATCACTCCTGCCCTTGCTTTTCCATCTTTATCTTCTATTTTATATGTAACTGGTAATTTCATTAATTCTCCACTCTCTAACGCTCAACAGAAATAACATCTTTTAACTTTAAAATATTATTTATTAGATAATCATATTCTGTTTTACCTTTAATTTCTATTGATATTTTTACTTTCATTATCCTATCACCATCTTTTTTTACTTCATAAGAATTTAAAGAGGTAATATTAATTTTATGATTAGCTATTAAATTAACAATTTCCATCAATATATTAGGTCTATCATTTAATACAACTGTGAAAGTAAAATTATACTTATTCAATTTAGTCTCTATTAAATTTTCATCCCATTTAACTAAAATCTCTCTACTGGGGTCTTTTTCTATCATAGCACGAAAATTTGGACAGTCTTTTCTATGTACTGTTATTCCTGTAAGTTTTGTAACAAAACCTCCAATTTCATCTCCTGGTAAAGGAGTACAGCACTTAGCAAATCTAATAAGAGTATTATTTATTCCATCTATAACTATTCCAAAATCATTTTTCCCTTCTTTTTTCTTTTCTTCTTTTTTCTTTAAAACTTCTTCAATAGTTATAGTTGAAGCTGCTCTTTCTTTCTCTAAATTTGCTTTTATCTTATTTATTAAGACATCAAGTCTACTTCTCTTTTCTCCAATATAGAAATAAAATTCATCTAAAGTTGGAATATTATTTTTTTCCATATGTTTTTTTAATGTAGGATCATTTTCAATTTCTTTTAAAGTCATACCCAGTTTAGAGGCTTCTTTTTCTAAACTATCTTTTCCTATTTTTGTTACAATTTCTTTATTTTCATCTTTTAAAAATTTTCTAATTTTTCCTTTAGCACCATGAGTTACAACTATATCCAGCCAATCTATACTTGGTCCTTTTGAATTTTTAGAAGTTATTATCTCTACTTTATCTCCACTTTTTAATTTATGATCAATAGTTACCATTCTTCCATTTACTTTAGCTCCAACACATTTACAACCAACTTGTGTATGAACCATAAATGCAAAGTCCAAAGCTGTTGCTCCAACTGGTAATTCTATAATATCTCCCTTAGGTGAAAAAGTAAAAACTGTTCCTCTGTCTATATCTCCTGTTACACCTTCAATAAAATCTTCTGTTGAGTCAGACTCATTTTGAAATTCTATAATATGTCTTAACCAACCATAAATATTATCATCTTTACTACTTTTTTTATTTTCTTTATAGTTCCAGTGTGCAGCAATACCTTCTTCTGCTATTTCATCCATATCCTTAGTTCTAATTTGAATTTCTATAAATTTTCCCAAAGGTCCGACTATTGTTGTATGTATAGATTGATAATTATTTGATTTTGGTACTGCTATATAGTCCTTAAATCTTCCAGGTACTGGTGTATATTGACTATGCACTATACCTAAAACATGATAACAAGTAGCTTTATCTTCTACTATTACTCTAACACCCATTAAATCATAAATATCATCAAACTCTTTACCTTTTTGATACATTTTTCTATATATACTATAAAAATGTTTGAATCTTCCTTTTACCTCTGCTTTTATATTTAATTCAGAAAGAGTTCTTATCATAGTTCTAATAAAATTTTCTATATAGTCTTTTCTTTCTTCCTTAGTATTATCGACCAATCTTTTTATTTCTAAAAATTCATCATGATGTAAATAACTAAATGCTATATCTTCAAGCTCTGATTTAACTTTTGCCATACCTAATCTATGTGCAAGAGGTGCATAAATATCCAAAGTTTCCTTAGAAATATACTGTTGTTTCTCAGGTTTCATAAACTTTAAAGTTCTCATATTATGAAGTCTATCAGCTAATTTTATAAGGATAACCCTTATATTTTCTGCCATTGCTAAAATCATTTTTCTTATATTTTCTGCTTGATTTTTAGTACCATTTGGTAAAGCCTTTAATTTTGTTACTCCATCAACAAGAGTGGCAACGGTATCTCCAAAATTATATTTTATATCTGCTATTGGAATCAATGTATCTTCTACAACATCATGTAATAAGCCTGCTACAATTGTATCAGTGTCCATTTTCATGTCCATTAAAATTTTTGCAACTTCAACAGGGTGAACAATATAATCATCCCCCGACTTTCTGTATTGACCTTGATGGCTTTCTTCTGCAAAATCTAATGCTAATTTAATTTTATCAAAATCTAAATTTAGATGATTTGCTCTTGCTTTATCTAATAATTGTTCCCAATAGTTATTCATAATATACCTTCTCTCTAATTAATACTGCATTAATGTAATCATAGGATATTTACTTAATTTTTCTCTTCCTTTTAAGTCTACAAGTTCTATCAAAAATGCTAAACCTACTACAATTCCTCCTAATTCTTCTACTAATTTTATTGTAGCTTCAACTGTTCCTCCAGTTGCAAGTAAATCATCAACCACCAATACTTTTTGCCCAGGTTTTATTGAATCTTTATGCAGACATAATTTATTTGAACCATATTCTAAATCATAAGAATATTCTATTACTTCACGAGGTAATTTTCCTGGCTTTCTAACTGGTACAAAACCTACCTCCAAAGCATAAGACACGGGACAACCAAATATAAAGCCCCTTGCTTCCGGTCCAACAACTATATCAATTTGATGTTCCTTTGCAAATTCAACTATTTTTTCTGTTGCATATTTATATGCTTTCCCGTCATTCATAAGAGGTGTTATATCTCTAAATATTATTCCTTCTTTGGGGTAATTTTCAATTGCTGCTACATAATTTTTTAAATCCATTTTCTCTCCATCCTATCCTTAATTTATTAAAAGCTAATATAAAAATAGTACGTTACTAGCCAGATTTCTTAACAGATAAAAATTAAGAATTCGCTGCAAATTCGGTAAACTTGCTGACAAGTCAGCTTCAAACACACCGAGATTTGCTCGGCTCATTCTATTTAATTTTTATCCTAAAATCTGGAATGTACCTCTCTTATTTTTATATAAAGCTTTTTATTTTCAATTAACTATACTTTATTTCTCAATATCTTTTTTAAATTTTCTAATTTTTGTTTATTATTTTCTTTTGTATATAACGTTTTTAAAAGTGCATACTCATCTAAATTATCTTCATTATTGACAATATATTTCATTAAAATATCTTCTGCTTTTCTATATTCTCTTATTTCTATTAAGAAATTAGCATATATTTTTACTATATCTTTATTTTTACTTGAATATTTTTTATAAGCCTTTTCAAAAATAATATTAGAATATTTTATTGTATTATCAGATAAACCTACAACACTAACTAAGTCTGTATAAAAACTTTCATTATATTCCTCTAAAAATTTATCATTAGAACTTATTCTTAACAAATATTTTTCTACTTCATCTTCTTCATTTTCTAAAATAGCTACCCTAAAATTATTTAAATTATAAACAAAACTATTTCTATCTATAATCATAGGAATATATTTTTTCATTTCAATTCTCTTATTTTGAATATATAATAATTGTAATAAATTTTTTAGAGAATTTTCATCATTAGGTTTTACTTCTAATGCTTTTTTATAGTAATTTTCTGCTTCTTCATAATTTCCTAAATCTACATATAAATAAGCTATTTCATTCAATAGAACAACATTATTTTTATCTATTTCATAGGCTTTTTTATAACTTTCTAAGGCAGAGACCTTATCATTTTTTTGATATTCATTTAAACCTTTGATAAAATTGTAATTCTTTTCTTTACTAGCATTTAAACAACCTGAAATTAAAATGCCTAGTCCTATAACTATTGCTATCTTCTTATTCATAGTCATTTTGCTCCCTCAATTATACAATTATGTTTTCTTCTACATTTTTTTCTTCATTTTCTTTTACTATTTCTTCTGTTATATAGCCGCCTGATATTATAAGTTTAAACGCCCATTCAACACTCATATTAAGTGGATGTACATCTTCTTTAGGTATACATAGCAAAAAACCAGAAGTCGGGTTTGGTGCTGTTGGTACAAATACATTGACAATGTTTTTATCAGCTAAAAAGTCTTTTAATGCAGTATTTTTATCAGCTGTTATAAAGCCAATAGCATATATTCCCTTTCTTGGAAATTCCACTGCTACGACTTTTTTATACAAACTTTCACCATTATCTGAATACGCAATTTCCATAATTTGTTTACTTGCTGAATATACAGTTTTTATAATCGGTATTCTTTCTAAAACATCTGTTGCTTTCTTTATAATCTTAGAGAAAAACACCAATTTTGTCATATAACCAAGTAATGTTATAGAAAAAAATATTATTAATATTGCAACTATATAAACTGATACTTGGATATAAAAGGCATCTGCTTTTTCTCCAAATATGAAAAACACTAGTTTTTTTAATCCTTTTATAATTACAGTGCTATTTATAATTCTAAATGCTAGATTAAATAGCCAATTAAAAATATAAAATGTTATTACAACTGGAAGTATCATCAATAAACCAGTATAAAAATTTTTCTTTAATCTCATTCTTCTTCTTTTTCCTCTTCCAAAATCCTTATGAAGACTTTTGAAACTCTCATTTTATCAACTTCTAAAACCTTTAAATAAATATTATCTATTTGAACTTCATCTCCAACTTCACATATTTTTCCAGTAGTTGTGACTATAAGCCCACCTAAACTTTCATAATCTTCTGATATAGGTAAATTTAGGTCCAAATCCTTATTAATTGTTTCTATATCAGTCATTGCATCTACTTCATATTCATTGTCAGCTATTTTTTTATAGAAACTATCTTCCTCATCATCGTATTCATCTCTTATTTCACCAACAATTTCTTCTATCAAATCTTCTATTGTTACAAGTCCAACAACTCCACCATATTCATCTAAAACTATTGCTATATGGACTTTTAAACCTCTAAATTCTTTTAAAATCTCTATGATAGATTTTGTCTCAGGAACAAAATAAGCTGACCTTATAAATTGTTTTATAGGTAAGTCCAATTCATTATTTTTTATATGTTCCATCAAATCTTTAACATATAAAATTCCTATTATATTATCAATGGTGTCCTCATAGATAGGTATTCTCGAAAATCCATTGTCTATTATTTCATCCCATACTTCATTTATTGTCTTAGCACCTTCAAAAGCAAGCATTGAAGTTCTTGGAGTCATAACTTCCTTAGCACTTGTTTCTCCTAAAGTTACTATTGAATGTATCATCTCCTTTTCATCTTCTTCAATGATACCTTCCGCATTTCCAACATTAACATAAGAAATTATATCTTCTTCTGTTATCATTAGTTGTGGGCTTGTCATATTCACTCCAAGTATTCTACCTACAAATCTTGATATGAATATTAAACAATATTCTACTGGAGTTAGTATAATAGATAAAACATAAATTATTACTGAAACTGCTTCTGCTATTTTTGCACTATTATTTCTGGCCATAAGTTTTGGAGTTATCTCTCCAAAGATTAAAATTAATATAGTCATTATTGCAGTTGCCAATGCTACTGATGAACCCTTATTTCCAAAATAATTTACTATTACAATAGTTGCTATTGATGAAGCTAGGATATTTACCACATTATTTCCTATTACTATACCTGTTAACATAGCATTAGGGTCTTTTAACCATTTTTTCATCACTGCAAACTTCTTAGGATGTTTTTCCTCATCTAATTTTTCTAAATAATTAGATCTGTAAGCTGATAATGCTGCCTCTGATGCTGAAAAAAATCCTGATAGTAAAATTAAAATTACCAATATCAACACATTAAGATACGTGTCCAATTAGTCATACACCTTCCTTGATTTTTTTATACTTAAAATATAAAAATAAGTAATTTATAATTCTAAATTTCTTTGAAAAGTATAGCTAATAATTTTTTTATAAGATTACTGCGACGTCCTATAATGTTGAAAGAGCATTTTGGAGCTCGAGAAACATTATAGGCTGTCAAGTAATCGCAATATAAATTATAAGTTTTTAAAAAATTTTCAAAGAAATCTAACTAGTAACAAACTTTTTTTATATTTTAATTACTTCCTGTTATCCTTATATCTGCTATTCCTTCTACCTTACCAATTTTTGATATTATCTTATCAACTTTTTTTTGCATACTTTCAGATAGT from Fusobacterium simiae includes:
- the tgt gene encoding tRNA guanosine(34) transglycosylase Tgt, which produces MKLPVTYKIEDKDGKARAGVISTPHGEIETPVFMPVGTQATVKTMSKEELVDIGSEIILGNTYHLYLRPNDELIARLGGLHKFMNWDRPILTDSGGFQVFSLGSLRKIKEEGVYFSSHIDGSKHFISPEKSIQIQNNLGSDIAMLFDECPPGLSTREYIIPSIERTTRWAKRCVEAHQKKDSQGLFAIVQGGIYEDLRQKSLDELSKMDEYFSGYAIGGLAVGEPREDMYRILDYIVERCPEEKPRYLMGVGEPVDMLNAIESGIDMMDCVQPTRLARHGTVFTKDGRLVIKSERYKEDTKPLDEECNCYVCKNYSRAYIRHLIKVQEVLGLRLTSYHNLYFLIKLMKDAREAIKEKRFKEFKENFIKRYEGK
- a CDS encoding hemolysin family protein, which produces MDTYLNVLILVILILLSGFFSASEAALSAYRSNYLEKLDEEKHPKKFAVMKKWLKDPNAMLTGIVIGNNVVNILASSIATIVIVNYFGNKGSSVALATAIMTILILIFGEITPKLMARNNSAKIAEAVSVIIYVLSIILTPVEYCLIFISRFVGRILGVNMTSPQLMITEEDIISYVNVGNAEGIIEEDEKEMIHSIVTLGETSAKEVMTPRTSMLAFEGAKTINEVWDEIIDNGFSRIPIYEDTIDNIIGILYVKDLMEHIKNNELDLPIKQFIRSAYFVPETKSIIEILKEFRGLKVHIAIVLDEYGGVVGLVTIEDLIEEIVGEIRDEYDDEEDSFYKKIADNEYEVDAMTDIETINKDLDLNLPISEDYESLGGLIVTTTGKICEVGDEVQIDNIYLKVLEVDKMRVSKVFIRILEEEKEEE
- a CDS encoding MATE family efflux transporter — protein: MFKKKIFKTIFKYAIPNVISMWIFTLYTMIDGVFISRFVGSTALAGVNLALPLINFIFSISIMIGVGSSTLIAIKFGENKYDEGNKIFTLATFLNLFLGIFISAMILLNIDRVINILGVNKGQEVYSYVKEYLTIIVLFSMFYMSGYAFEIYIKIDGKPSYPAICVLVGGLTNLILDYLFVVVFHYGVTGAAIATGISQVASCTLLFLYIVLKAKHIKFKKLTQISMEKISKIFKTGFSEFLTEISSGILILIYNLVILNKIGVLGVSIFGTVSYITSFITMTMIGFSQGIQPVISYYLGRKNHKNLKEILKISIVFLGLLGIFCSIFISSFSEYIGRIFFREENMIFYVKRVLRVYSLSYLIVGINIFVSAYFTAIKKVIYSALITFPRGILFNSILLLILPNIFGNSVIWIVSFLSELLTIFICMYLLKKIKREGILN
- the mgtE gene encoding magnesium transporter, coding for MEEIVELLEQNRLAELKEILIKENPIDVADVFEEFPKEKDLIIFKLLPKDFSSEVFSYLSPEKQQEVIENITDEEIKFIMEDMYLDDTVDFIEEMPANIVDKILRNTSHDKRKLINQMLKYPENSAGSVMTVEYISFKDNYTVKQAIDYYRKIAIDKEETDICFVTDSKKKLVGIISLKTLILSNDDSYIKDEMDINFVSVLTKDDQEEIAALFRKYDLTTMPVVDHEDRLVGVITVDDIVDVIDQENTEDIQKMAAMNPSDEEYLKESVISLAKHRILWLLVLMISATFTGLVIKRYEDILQSAVYLAVFIPMLMDTGGNAGSQSATLVIRGIALEEIEFSDIFKVIWKEFRVSILVGFILSGVNFLRIYYFTKSGLKTSLVVAISMFLTVIMAKVVGGVLPLVAKSLKIDPAIMASPLITTIVDTAALIIYFQLSVIFLHI
- a CDS encoding adenine phosphoribosyltransferase; the protein is MDLKNYVAAIENYPKEGIIFRDITPLMNDGKAYKYATEKIVEFAKEHQIDIVVGPEARGFIFGCPVSYALEVGFVPVRKPGKLPREVIEYSYDLEYGSNKLCLHKDSIKPGQKVLVVDDLLATGGTVEATIKLVEELGGIVVGLAFLIELVDLKGREKLSKYPMITLMQY
- a CDS encoding RelA/SpoT family protein; the encoded protein is MNNYWEQLLDKARANHLNLDFDKIKLALDFAEESHQGQYRKSGDDYIVHPVEVAKILMDMKMDTDTIVAGLLHDVVEDTLIPIADIKYNFGDTVATLVDGVTKLKALPNGTKNQAENIRKMILAMAENIRVILIKLADRLHNMRTLKFMKPEKQQYISKETLDIYAPLAHRLGMAKVKSELEDIAFSYLHHDEFLEIKRLVDNTKEERKDYIENFIRTMIRTLSELNIKAEVKGRFKHFYSIYRKMYQKGKEFDDIYDLMGVRVIVEDKATCYHVLGIVHSQYTPVPGRFKDYIAVPKSNNYQSIHTTIVGPLGKFIEIQIRTKDMDEIAEEGIAAHWNYKENKKSSKDDNIYGWLRHIIEFQNESDSTEDFIEGVTGDIDRGTVFTFSPKGDIIELPVGATALDFAFMVHTQVGCKCVGAKVNGRMVTIDHKLKSGDKVEIITSKNSKGPSIDWLDIVVTHGAKGKIRKFLKDENKEIVTKIGKDSLEKEASKLGMTLKEIENDPTLKKHMEKNNIPTLDEFYFYIGEKRSRLDVLINKIKANLEKERAASTITIEEVLKKKEEKKKEGKNDFGIVIDGINNTLIRFAKCCTPLPGDEIGGFVTKLTGITVHRKDCPNFRAMIEKDPSREILVKWDENLIETKLNKYNFTFTVVLNDRPNILMEIVNLIANHKINITSLNSYEVKKDGDRIMKVKISIEIKGKTEYDYLINNILKLKDVISVER
- a CDS encoding DUF502 domain-containing protein codes for the protein MRLKKNFYTGLLMILPVVITFYIFNWLFNLAFRIINSTVIIKGLKKLVFFIFGEKADAFYIQVSVYIVAILIIFFSITLLGYMTKLVFFSKIIKKATDVLERIPIIKTVYSASKQIMEIAYSDNGESLYKKVVAVEFPRKGIYAIGFITADKNTALKDFLADKNIVNVFVPTAPNPTSGFLLCIPKEDVHPLNMSVEWAFKLIISGGYITEEIVKENEEKNVEENIIV
- a CDS encoding tetratricopeptide repeat protein, whose product is MTMNKKIAIVIGLGILISGCLNASKEKNYNFIKGLNEYQKNDKVSALESYKKAYEIDKNNVVLLNEIAYLYVDLGNYEEAENYYKKALEVKPNDENSLKNLLQLLYIQNKRIEMKKYIPMIIDRNSFVYNLNNFRVAILENEEDEVEKYLLRISSNDKFLEEYNESFYTDLVSVVGLSDNTIKYSNIIFEKAYKKYSSKNKDIVKIYANFLIEIREYRKAEDILMKYIVNNEDNLDEYALLKTLYTKENNKQKLENLKKILRNKV
- the radB gene encoding RadB family lipoprotein encodes the protein MKKGIFAMFILLSSMAMVACTSTSTSNEGAEENDAFKVLEKRREYYKVQDKERAKMEAEEKKAEEQVMNQAETTTEEVTTAVDEENTKAQEEAMKEAAKAKAEAEKEALKVLEKMRKGN